TGCTGTACAGTATCATATAAGTAGTGTAATTTTATCGCGTCTTGCATTAATCAGgtggaaataaaaaacaacaacaattaataatattactactaataacaataataataaatgttgaGTCAATCggagtcaaaatttttctaaactggcgtaaattttaaaaaataattttttataattaaatttgatattttttttttaatcgtgaATGTCCTTATATTAATCACAAGTGccgttttttaattattcgtataaagtaaataaataaaagcaataTCTTTTGTAAATAGATCCGATTGACTTAACGAGGCGAATTATTGCTCTGAATTCgtccattaattttttttaaatatttaatttattgttacattttttttacgtatttaaaattaagattttcacTATCGGGTTTTATAAATCTCAGTactgtattatttataattaacgataaaattattcagacttgattgaatattataattaacaaaaacaattacTCGTGATGCTAATTGCATCAAATGCTGCTTCTTTGACTGATGTACAATAGAAAcaagaaataattgaaaaattcgttatgaataaaaatactttaaaaaaattgcgtttaATGACAGTTGAGTGCAGTGAAGAACAGCAGAATGACATTcatttatgtataaaaaatttattattatcaataattaattaattaactaagaTTTAAAAgcaaagaataataaatttatgttgtGAATAGATTTTCTTGATCACGTAATTAGAATCAGCAATTAATACTTGCCGttaaagagaaataaaaaatacgtctggagcaatttatttataatagaaaaattttttatttatatttgtattgtactgatttaaaaaaatttttttaagtcaataCTTGAATagttatcattttaaataattgctcCAGTTAGGAGgatattaatcaaataaaaaattattaactataaattgataaattattaattaatagtaattacaTAGTGGAATAAATGATGTGAGTGGTTACGATAAACGTTGATGTGTTTTGTAGATGCTGCCTATTCCCCACATGTGCccaattaaataatatggacatttaattattaatccattgaaaaaaaaaaaaataattacaataataattaaaaaaaacaaacaacaattattacaataaatagaTCCTTTATTACGTAGAATTCTTCCGTGAAACCAGCAATCCCgaagattaaattattaacgaaataaattatcattaaaacaaAAGATTATTAGTATGTTGTTATAATTAATCTTGAGTAATGACTCGTTAGCTTTTAAGTTAAGTAAGTAcactttatttaatataaatttctttattgtCGATATACAATTtgtttagattattttaaatgtgaataattaaaattatttatttaatattttttttgttcgtcAATAAAGATAAcatctaataaaatataaataaaaattgtttataattaaaacctGAGGCCGTTCAGTCAACTCTATGTacacattttaaaaaataacttaattgtgcatataaataaaatttacatttcaaGCGTGATGAACTTTTAATActaaagattatttataaataatataactaaAATTGATCACAATTATAGACGTGCGTGcagaaagataaatattaatgtgaAGACGGCCTGCCGTacaatttaaaactttaaattaaattcatttatatttacaataataattagcaaaaatattttatagaattttaaaaaactaaactttCGGATTcatttttcgtttatttatcatctTGTCAATTATTCTGATAAATCCTCGTAACATCTGAAAATTATAccctaaattaatttataaattatcaatactaaaaattaaattatttattaacaaataaatagcCACGGACTGCTctttaaagcaaaaaaatttacacactGAAAGTAAAATCTAAagcatttaaaaatcaaaagcaaaCCCAAGTTTTAGTTACACACTGAAGCAGagtttgtatttaaaatttaatagctGATGCTTCAATAAAAACCCTGCACTGTTATTTGAATgatatataataacaataatcgtAAAATGTATGGCGTTTACATACAGTAAGCATCACAATAATAGCTTTGAAACACTTGGCACACCCTTTCATATATCTATTTAAATACTCAATATAGACCCGTGGCGATTTGGACGTCCTTTTTTTCCTCCGGCTGTGACACAATGGCTCTCGCTCCTGGTATTTGCGTGTGCATTCCCCTCGGATTTATTAATCGAGCCCGAATTGTGTAACTGTGCCGTGGAAGCTGTTGTCTCGTCGTCCTCGTCCGATTCGACAGGGCTTATCCTTATCGCTTGATACCACTGGTTCGTTAGGTCCGTCATTTGCGATTTACAGTCCTTTAGTTCCTGCTGCGTGAATCGACGAGTGAAAAAGGGAATGAAGAATTTCAAGTCCCAGCGAGCGAACCCACCGATTCTAGATTGTCTAAAAGATACATCCATTTCTTCTTCCGTCAGCTCTGATAAATGCTCCGAGTCAATTGTTTGtccctaaaataaaaaaaaataaaaaataattttttatcatataaaaaaaatacaatatattaatttgaaaaaaaataattacccatTCTCTAGTTTTACTCAATGAAATTTCTTTATCGCGCTTCTTTCTTCTTCCACCGCCACCAATAATTCCTGTATTTGATTTCTTCTCAGCTCTGAGGAACTTTAAAAGCGGCATAGTGGACCCTCCAAAAAATAGCGTGGtaaacaaaacaataataaGAGTCGTTGTGATGATAACATGTCGTGTTTCGTCGCTGAAATTAAGATGGAGAGACAGTGCGTAAGAAATAGCTCCACGTAGTCCGCTGAACCACATAATGAACATCATCTTCTTGGTGATTTGGTGCTCTCGAAACCGATTAACCAGCAATGCCAGAGGAAATATATTTGCCGCGCGTCCAATCAAACACAAAATAAGCGACCAGGTGACTAAGGCCGGCTCGACTCTGTGTCGAAAGCTGAATAACGCCAATCCCAGATAAGCAAAAACGCAAGTTTCTGCAATAAACGCCAGTGTCCTCATAGTCTGCTGCATTGTAATCTGCGTGACTGTCGACAGGTTGAAATGAGTGTAGTGCGACATGACGATGCCGTTGAATAAGATTGCCATTATACCAGACAGCTGTATCCCTTCTGCCAAAACATACGGTGCGTAGGTGAACACCAGCATAATCCCAAACTCCAGTGATGGATTCTTACGTAGATCGACGTGTTTCAATAGCAGCGCGCTTATCAGCGCAAATACCACGCCGATCCCAGCAGACGCGAAGAACATCAAGCAGAACCTGTTTAGTCCTAGAATAATGGCATCTCCTGTAGTAGATCCGTTGTTTGATTCCAGAACTGAGGTTGTCAGGACAATAGCGATGGCGTCATTTAAAATAGATTCTCCAAACACCAACATGTTCAAAACTGGATCCACGTCTAGCGCATGAAAAATGGCAACAGTTGCCACAGGATCCACCGCGGATATCAAGGATCCAAAAGCGAAACTCTCGACGAAGCTTAACTTGTACGCAACTTGTGCTAATCCGAGCAAGTAAATCCCAGCACCGATCACAAACGCACTGATTGCTGTACCGAATATTGCAAACACCAAAATGCTGCCGATGTTTTGGAAAAAGTTACCTTTGTGCAAATTGTAGCCAGACTCGAAAATAATCGGCGGTAGTAGAACGAGAAAAAATGCTGTTGGTGAGAAGGCTTCTTCTTTTTTCCAATTAGCAATGTCCTTGTGGGACATGAAGTTTATGAACATCCCAATGGCTGCTCCCAGGAAGACTATCACCACTGACTCGGGCAGGTATTGGAAGTTGGTCTGCAACATTAAGTGAATGAGAAGAATGCCCAGTGCTAGGACACACAAGACGAAAAATATAGACATTGAACTGTTGTGTTCATCTTCAGCAGATTCTTTCGCCGGGAGCACTGGTTCTATGATCGCTGGAGTTGTCGATGTTATGTTTGTTATATTAACAGGTACTATGTCTATCTTGGGCGTCGTTGTTTCATTAGTGTTGTTGATTACTGCACTTGGTGAGACAGTCGTGACGTTTATTGACGAAGTTTGCTCGGATTTAGCAGATTGCTCGGATCGGGTGGTAGTTGTCGCTTTTGTAGTACTGAGAGTTGTCTGTACCTGGACATCGTGAGAGATTGTTACATTTCCACTGGGAGCTGGATTTATGTTGACAGCTGTCGTAAGATTGCtgctgagaatttttttcagtggTTCCAGGTCCGTTGCTGATGTCGAGAGTGGTGCTGCTGTGGATGTCGCATTTTGTTCTGCTGGTTTTATGTCATCTCCAGCTGCTGAAGTTATTAATAGTAGTATTAGTGGTATAATCCATTTGTAAGTAGTTGAATTACGTGAGTTTGACATTTTTACGTcagccatataaacattttttggatttaATGTTAGTTtcaattctatttattttgcaatcactgttttttaatcacaatttCACAACACACGTAATTTTATGTCATCTGTCAtcattctgaatttttttattaataatttcaattctgCGCCATCTTGAAGGGAAAAGAGaagactgataaaaaaatgacagtACCGACGCGATTTTATTCATGTGTATGCACACGCTCGCAATTACCAAATATATacattttgtaattaatataagtatacataacaaaatattttgccactcacaaaaattataaattaatttttataaataaataaataaatataaaaaatgactgGTGGTAAAAATTCACAAGGAGCATTTCAaccggtaattattttttttttttttattaatttattgttgaaaCATGTtcaataactaaataatttttttatattttctaacatttataattttatttttcaggacTCGGATGTTCATATTTCGTATGAAGATCagcagaaaataaataaatttgccaAACAAAATGCTCTAATGGATGATTTAAAAGAAGAATTAAAGTCGAAGCAGGTGAATattattagtgaaaaaaagaaacaCCCGGTCTGCTATTTTACTTGGTTTGCTTAttgttggtttttttttttacagaacgatttaaaaaacttgCAAGATGCTAGTGATGAATTAGCATTGATGGATGATGATGCTAAAATTCCTTATCGTATTggtgatttatttgtatccCAGGATGTTGAAAAGACTCAGGTACGTTTGTCATTCTCTCAGCTATCTAATTATATACATGAACTTGtcaatgtaatatcaaattatTTGCAGGCTTGCTTAGAAGaagcaaaagaaaaaaaattggcagaaataaaattacttgaaaCAAAGTGCGCTGATCTTAAAAGTGTAATGACCGATTTGAAAGCTCAATTGTACGCTAAATTTGGTAGCCACATCAATTTAGAAGCTGAAGAAGACTAAATCATCAATCAATTAAGCTACAATCAATtttattctcaataaatttttttaatattaataaatgcatTACTTGAACTTAACAATCGATTTATTTATAcacttgaaatttatttataagtttgaTTGTTTACCAGTGATTATTTACcctttgatattttaatacaCGAGTACATATAAAACAATCCtatcaatcaaaattaattttctagactagaataaaaattatttatagtaagTTTGagtatgtttataaaaaaaatttagagtatGTATCGTTGATTTACTTTTAATCTCTTTGCTGCTTCCtcttttttctctttattctATTCTTCATTTAAACTTTGCCTTGCGCAAGTAATTTTAGTCTCAGCATTTACAACCACAGTCATTTAACGCGAGTTAATCAACTCTAGTCTTactagtttaaaattatttactactTTAGTACTCTTTCTGCAAACATATTTTCCTAAATTTAATACCAaagttacataaaaaaaattgttttttcttttttctttaataattcaataaattagttattaaaaatggaTTTCGCAAAAGAATTAGTGTTAAGAATGcggcaaaaaaataaatcgcaCGTAGGGTATGGCTTGCAAACTGAAAGTGAAGCATTAGTAGGTCATATTCTACAAAATATGGCTAAATCACCGATGCCGTCTTttaaaactgataaaaaaaatgaaaaagattGTTTGCGTTATCGCGATGAAGGTAAatatctttttctttttcttttacttttcactatctattaaaattaaatatttactaatataaattgtataattgatgctataaaaaaaaggaaatcaGCATTTTGTAGCTGGAGACGATCAAGAAGCAATAATAAGCTACACCCGATCTTTGGCTTACGCAAACACGCATCAATTAATGGCAAACGCACGTGCGAATCGTTCAGCAGCtttatatcgaaaaaaaatgtacaaagaCTGTATAATCGATATTCAAGCGGCTCTGGAACTTGGCTATCCCGAAGACAAGCGTAAAAAGTTACAAGAAAGAGGCTTGAAGGCTATGACTAAATTAAATCAAGACAAAGACAAAGACAGAGAAGACAGTGAAGACAGCAAATCAGATGAAGATCATCAAAACGGAACGAATGGTATCGAGTCTTTAATAATAACTGATTCGATTGAAAATGGCGACAAAAAAGATATAAGTGACGTAGAAATAAAGCAGGAAGATGATcaagataaatttatcaagCCGAGGTATCTGTTGAATCCTGAAGTAATGTCTGTTCCCTATGGCCCGAGCGAAGAAGCTCCTGCAAATAGTAAAGGTTtgagtattaaatattctgAAGAATATGGACGTCATCTAGTAGCCAATCAACACTTTAAACCGGGAGAAATTCTTACCGTTGAGAAGCCTTATTGCTGGGTTATCTATCGTGACAAGTTTTACACACACTGTCATCACTGTCTGGAGAAAAGCAGCTGCTTGATACCGTGCTCTCAGTGCCCAATAGCGCAGTACTGCTCGGAAAAATGCCGCTCAGCAAGCTGGAAACTCGCTCACCATATCGAGTGCCCGGTTGTCAATGTCCTGTTGAATCTCTTGAATGTTGAGGAAGATAAAATTCGTATGGTTATGAAAATAATCCGGTTGATGATTACTGTAACATCTGGGGGGAAGAATATAGATGATTTGCGTAAAGATATGGCGATTGCTGAAGCTAATCTGGgtactttatttatataaaatttaagtgtttgttatttttagataattaaataatggatagtaaaatttattttatttttagacaaCAGAACAGCGGGTTTCACTGATGCCGGTTGTTTAGAGAGTACAAGCGCGAGATCTGCATTAAGTCTTGCCACAAATATGACAACTCGCCCGCTAATTGGCATCAGTGCATTTGCTTGTATTTCGGCACTCACTGCTATGTTATTAGCCACGCAAACTAAATTCTTTGGTAAAAAGTACCAGCTAGCTGAGCTCAAAGATGTTGATAAAGTACcggatattaaattttgtggaAGTATTATGTTGAGAGCTTGTGTTATTACTTCATCTAATTGTTTTTCAGtaagtttttctttttcaataagttctaaaaaaaaaaaaaaaaaaaaaaaaaaaaaattgattaataatttaaatttagataCAACCAGAACCAGGCATAAAAGTTGGATCAGGTCTGTATGTAGCTCATAGTTTATACAACCACTCATGTGCTCCAAATACCTTCCGACACTTTGAAGGCCTGACGATGATAACACGTGCAATGCAGCCATTAAATCCAGGCGAGCAAGTATTTACAGGGTACGGCGCTGATTACTCGTACATGCCTTTAGCCAAAcgtaaagaaaaattgatgGAAGAGTATTACTTTAATTGCCAGTGTCCGGCCTGCGTTAATGACTGGCCAACATATGCTATCATTCTTGAAAAGCACGTGGGCTCCATCAGGAAAAATAAGCAATTGGTCGATCGGCTGAAACCATACAAACAAAGATTATTAAACAACAAGTACGACATTGAAGCTGTTAAACAAGTACTTGAAATTCTTTACAGCGAACCGACGGTAGCGAAACCATGTGAAGAAATTCTTCACGCGGTACAATATCTCAGGTGTTATTATTTAGGTAAATTACACAAGAGTAAATAGATTATTGGTTGATTTGCTTACTTGCTTTTTTAATGCTTACGCCGTTTATATTCATTGGGCTTTTGCTTTTTACTCTGCTTTCATTCGCTAGcgcaaacaaataaatattcatttcagttatatttataatttaatttgtttttcttttttagatCCTTAGCCAACGTGGAATTATAAtacaaattagttttttttttaaataagtaatacaatttttatttatttattatttattactgtgACAAATCCATTTATAAGtgtcttaattaattaagaggaatctttaaaaaatttgtttttttgaagaaaaattccaTAAATTGAAGAAATCTAAGCATTTATTCGTGTTAAattgtggaaaaatttttaacatactttttttttaatttaataaaagtatcctcttaattaaaaatttaaaagattataTTGAATTCACATATCGCAATACTATATGGCATTGTTTAATGAAAAGTTTGATTATGTGTAGGAATGTACACACATGCTTCAAATTTAATCACGGGAAATGTGTATATAAGTATACAATTATAAtaagcagaaaaatttttaaataaagatttctgaatgaaaatttaaaaaaatgttacaataattatttgaacttAAATAGTagttgatgataataataataatcatatgaTTAGAAACGATTTATATTTGAGAATGCTGCGAAGAGTGGCTGAGGAGCAGATGAACTGACACTGGAAGCAGGCTGCGAATCCCCGATACTTTTCAATAAGTTTCCTTGAAGAAGACTGTCGAGGGCTTTTTGTACTGTAGGATCATTCAGCAGCGGCGATGGAGTTACTGCTGCTGTTCCAGTAGTTGAAGTTGAGGATGACGTCACTGTTGTTGATACTGACAACACGATTtattaacacatttttttaaatatcttgattAAACCTGAATTATGCATATAAACAGttcaagtataaaaaaataaacaataaagaaataaattaatattatatagtttataaattacgTTTAAATGTTGTTACCACTGCGATAAATCACACCCGTTAAATTTCACCCGCGTTAAAAGTATGCTACCttgtgatttaaaataaagaaaaaattcacaaGGCTTCGAGCAATCACCGACGCCggataattttttggtaaaaataaaatttcagatctggatgaaaatttttcgaattatttGACCTGAtccaaatttttcgatcgCCAAAATAAAAACGCGAATGGGCGCACTGCGCtccatgaaaattaaaaaaaaaaatctcatgcGTGAGATCAATTTTAATGTATGTTTGGAAAAGTGAGTTTGTGATTTAAAgacatgaattttaataaaacataaaaaaattatttattaaattacctGGCAAAAGTGGCGCTGGTACTGGCGCCGGTGCAGGTACAGGACTTGGTACCGGAGCATTTGTTTTATTActgtttaatatatttaaaattctgGACTGCAATTCAGCTTGCTTTGGGTCTTTAGCAGCCAAAGAATTTCCAGCCAAATCTTTAGCGTCTCCCAACTCAACTTGTACTTGTTCTTCGCGCTTTACTTCAAGGTATTTTATTACACGCTCGTACTGTAATACAGTCAGCTGGTGATTGTCTGCCAACATATTCAGGAGTACTTGAATCGCGTCTGGGTGTCTGTCACTTGCAAACGGCGTATTAAATGGCACTCCGCGACCACCGGATTTGTAATTACTAAAGTCACGACTAATTAATGCCAATGCGTCTTCTGTTGGCATGTTTCTGTGctctgaaattattaaaaatttttaaattaataatcaaaaagttGATAGtctttaaaaagataaaataccTTGAGGTAATCCATGAAGAATATTCAGAGTCAGTGAATGATGTTCCATGTTAATTGGCATGATAACGACGGCATAAAGACACCCACGATTGGCAATGTTACCCAGCACACGACTCAGTGGCACTTCTTCATTAGGAAATAGAAGATCGACAGTAAGTCCCATCTTTTTTAGACGCGCTTCAATAGCTTCAGCGTACTcagtcaaatttttatgaacGACAATAATTTCGCAGTCATTTTTTTCCATAGCTGGAGCAGCTTGAGGCATAGGAAAATCACTTGGCCCACCCATTCTACCAAAGTTACCAGGCCCACCAGGTCCTGGACCCCCAAGCCCCGGACCAGGACCACCAAGCCCACCTAAACCGGGATTACCGAGTCCCATACCAGGACCTCCTAGACCCATACCAAGACCTGGGCCTCCTCCCATACCCATTGGGTCTTTAAATCGATCATCGAAACGGTTGTTGTCGTTGAAATTGTCTCGGTTAAAATTATTACGCATCATATTGTGGTCACCCCAATCACCCCGGTTATTTTTATCGTCGTTTCCTGGACCTCCAGGACCACGGTTCATTGGCCCACGATTCAGCGGACTACGATCTCGGAAATTTCCTGAATTGTCCCCGCCTCCAGCACGGTTCTTGTTTCTATTCTTTCCACCGCGAGTTCCACGTTGTCGAGGATTAGCTTGTCCTtgattacgattattattgttattattattattattgttattattattattattaccaggTCGATTTTGGTTGCCTAAATAAAatgacatttattaatagaaatttatattaaaaatatattttaaataaataaattacctcCGCTGCGATTATTTTGTGATCCAGATGAGGTATTGCTATTATCTTCGTCCATACGATTtgcattattgttattagtattatttttattctgattatttgaattaaactGTTCTTTATTATCTTTTCCTTGATTATTGTTACTAGCACCTCCGCTACCTCCACTATTGCCGTTGTTGAACGAATCATTTTGGTTCGAATTAAATTGTTGGTAGTCATTGCCATTGTCATCATCAggattattgttatcattggAATTAAACCCATCGTGACCCGAATTACCCGAGTTTTTGTTATCGTTATCGTCAAACGAAGTGTcgcaatttgaattattaaagcTTGTATTTTTCTGATTGAAGCTTTGATTACCACCACCGCGGGGTGATGAGAAATTATTCTTCTGATCACCACCTCCTCCCCCACTACTGTCTTTCTTAGCGGGCTTAACATCAATCCTTCTTCCCTTAAACATTTGCCCGTTCTCGTTCTGTATAGCGGCTTGTGCAGAACTTTCATTTTCATACTGTATAAATCCAAAACCACGATTTATT
The sequence above is a segment of the Cotesia glomerata isolate CgM1 unplaced genomic scaffold, MPM_Cglom_v2.3 scaffold_41, whole genome shotgun sequence genome. Coding sequences within it:
- the LOC123274538 gene encoding uncharacterized protein LOC123274538 isoform X4, whose amino-acid sequence is MAARLLKDPATANCRVFVGHLQSEDISKMEFEQHFSKYGMVIGSLINRGFGFIQYENESSAQAAIQNENGQMFKGRRIDVKPAKKDSSGGGGGDQKNNFSSPRGGGNQSFNQKNTSFNNSNCDTSFDDNDNKNSGNSGHDGFNSNDNNNPDDDNGNDYQQFNSNQNDSFNNGNSGGSGGASNNNQGKDNKEQFNSNNQNKNNTNNNNNNNNNNNNNNNRNQGQANPRQRGTRGGKNRNKNRAGGGDNSGNFRDRSPLNRGPMNRGPGGPGNDDKNNRGDWGDHNMMRNNFNRDNFNDNNRFDDRFKDPMGMGGGPGLGMGLGGPGMGLGNPGLGGLGGPGPGLGGPGPGGPGNFGRMGGPSDFPMPQAAPAMEKNDCEIIVVHKNLTEYAEAIEARLKKMGLTVDLLFPNEEVPLSRVLGNIANRGCLYAVVIMPINMEHHSLTLNILHGLPQEHRNMPTEDALALISRDFSNYKSGGRGVPFNTPFASDRHPDAIQVLLNMLADNHQLTVLQYERVIKYLEVKREEQVQVELGDAKDLAGNSLAAKDPKQAELQSRILNILNSNKTNAPVPSPVPAPAPVPAPLLPVSTTVTSSSTSTTGTAAVTPSPLLNDPTVQKALDSLLQGNLLKSIGDSQPASSVSSSAPQPLFAAFSNINRF
- the LOC123274538 gene encoding uncharacterized protein LOC123274538 isoform X3; its protein translation is MAARLLKDPATANCRVFVGHLQSEDISKMEFEQHFSKYGMVIGSLINRGFGFIQYENESSAQAAIQNENGQMFKGRRIDVKPAKKDSSGGGGGDQKNNFSSPRGGGNQSFNQKNTSFNNSNCDTSFDDNDNKNSGNSGHDGFNSNDNNNPDDDNGNDYQQFNSNQNDSFNNGNSGGSGGASNNNQGKDNKEQFNSNNQNKNNTNNNNANRMDEDNSNTSSGSQNNRSGGQANPRQRGTRGGKNRNKNRAGGGDNSGNFRDRSPLNRGPMNRGPGGPGNDDKNNRGDWGDHNMMRNNFNRDNFNDNNRFDDRFKDPMGMGGGPGLGMGLGGPGMGLGNPGLGGLGGPGPGLGGPGPGGPGNFGRMGGPSDFPMPQAAPAMEKNDCEIIVVHKNLTEYAEAIEARLKKMGLTVDLLFPNEEVPLSRVLGNIANRGCLYAVVIMPINMEHHSLTLNILHGLPQEHRNMPTEDALALISRDFSNYKSGGRGVPFNTPFASDRHPDAIQVLLNMLADNHQLTVLQYERVIKYLEVKREEQVQVELGDAKDLAGNSLAAKDPKQAELQSRILNILNSNKTNAPVPSPVPAPAPVPAPLLPVSTTVTSSSTSTTGTAAVTPSPLLNDPTVQKALDSLLQGNLLKSIGDSQPASSVSSSAPQPLFAAFSNINRF
- the LOC123274538 gene encoding uncharacterized protein LOC123274538 isoform X2, coding for MAARLLKDPATANCRVFVGHLQSEDISKMEFEQHFSKYGMVIGSLINRGFGFIQYENESSAQAAIQNENGQMFKGRRIDVKPAKKDSSGGGGGDQKNNFSSPRGGGNQSFNQKNTSFNNSNCDTSFDDNDNKNSGNSGHDGFNSNDNNNPDDDNGNDYQQFNSNQNDSFNNGNSGGSGGASNNNQGKDNKEQFNSNNQNKNNTNNNNANRMDEDNSNTSSGSQNNRSGGNQNRPGGQANPRQRGTRGGKNRNKNRAGGGDNSGNFRDRSPLNRGPMNRGPGGPGNDDKNNRGDWGDHNMMRNNFNRDNFNDNNRFDDRFKDPMGMGGGPGLGMGLGGPGMGLGNPGLGGLGGPGPGLGGPGPGGPGNFGRMGGPSDFPMPQAAPAMEKNDCEIIVVHKNLTEYAEAIEARLKKMGLTVDLLFPNEEVPLSRVLGNIANRGCLYAVVIMPINMEHHSLTLNILHGLPQEHRNMPTEDALALISRDFSNYKSGGRGVPFNTPFASDRHPDAIQVLLNMLADNHQLTVLQYERVIKYLEVKREEQVQVELGDAKDLAGNSLAAKDPKQAELQSRILNILNSNKTNAPVPSPVPAPAPVPAPLLPVSTTVTSSSTSTTGTAAVTPSPLLNDPTVQKALDSLLQGNLLKSIGDSQPASSVSSSAPQPLFAAFSNINRF
- the LOC123274538 gene encoding uncharacterized protein LOC123274538 isoform X1 is translated as MAARLLKDPATANCRVFVGHLQSEDISKMEFEQHFSKYGMVIGSLINRGFGFIQYENESSAQAAIQNENGQMFKGRRIDVKPAKKDSSGGGGGDQKNNFSSPRGGGNQSFNQKNTSFNNSNCDTSFDDNDNKNSGNSGHDGFNSNDNNNPDDDNGNDYQQFNSNQNDSFNNGNSGGSGGASNNNQGKDNKEQFNSNNQNKNNTNNNNANRMDEDNSNTSSGSQNNRSGGNQNRPGNNNNNNNNNNNNNNNRNQGQANPRQRGTRGGKNRNKNRAGGGDNSGNFRDRSPLNRGPMNRGPGGPGNDDKNNRGDWGDHNMMRNNFNRDNFNDNNRFDDRFKDPMGMGGGPGLGMGLGGPGMGLGNPGLGGLGGPGPGLGGPGPGGPGNFGRMGGPSDFPMPQAAPAMEKNDCEIIVVHKNLTEYAEAIEARLKKMGLTVDLLFPNEEVPLSRVLGNIANRGCLYAVVIMPINMEHHSLTLNILHGLPQEHRNMPTEDALALISRDFSNYKSGGRGVPFNTPFASDRHPDAIQVLLNMLADNHQLTVLQYERVIKYLEVKREEQVQVELGDAKDLAGNSLAAKDPKQAELQSRILNILNSNKTNAPVPSPVPAPAPVPAPLLPVSTTVTSSSTSTTGTAAVTPSPLLNDPTVQKALDSLLQGNLLKSIGDSQPASSVSSSAPQPLFAAFSNINRF